From Patescibacteria group bacterium:
TGCGAGCTCTCGAGCGGCATTCACATGCACACCAATACTCTTGCCAGTGAAGAGTGCTTTTGAGATGCTTTTTTTCTTACTTGCATCTTTTACTTCATAGGATATCGATTGCACTTCAAACCAGCCGTCTTTTGGTTTTTCTTTAAAGCGATTAAATTCATACTGCGCCATCTCAAGATTTGTTGCCACTACTTCGGCTGTGCGTTCAAGGGAAAGAGTACGTGGACGGAAATCATCAAGAGAGAGTGTTATTGATCGGGTATCATTTCCTTTAAGATGCGAAAATAGTTTGCGCGCAGCAAGCACGAGCTTTCGGGCAGTCCAATCTTCCTTCTTGCCAAGACCCAAGACGCAAACCGACGATGATGGTGAACTTGGCAAAACAAACCATGAGCACTGCCCAGCTTCACCCACTCCCTTACGGACAGAACGCACCAAGTATTCACGATCAGATTTCTCAAGCCGCTTGGTGAACGAATGATCGCCAATGAATTGCCCCGAATAGAGTGCTATACAACAATTTGTTTGTTTCTCGTGTTTGGAGGTTGCAACTTCATGATTCATATATATCCTATCATGTAAAACCAAAATGCATCTGGCATTGTACACTACTATTAGATCTTGTCACCTGTGGAAAAACTATTTTTATGGTAATGGGGGTGCCGGCGCGATTTAATATAAAAATATGCAACAACGCCAAATGTCACTAGCGGTGAAAGCCACGCCGGAATATGTGCGCCGAAACTTTCCAGCAACATAATAACACTTAAGAAAAAAATAGAATACATTGCGCCGTTTTTGAGATAGAGATAACGCTTGATGGTATGGATATGATTGATAGTAAACGACCGCACGACAAGCGCACCCAATCCATTTCCAATAAGTATGAGCGGTACTGCAAGCGTAAATGCAAACGCACCCAACACGCCATCGATAGAAAAGGTCACATCGAGAATTTCCAAATAGCATAACTTACTAATGTCTGAGATATGAGACCTATGCGTAAGCTCTTTCTCGATTTTCTCTGCATTTTGCCGAAAGCCATGAATGATAAAAAAAGCTGTAGATCCTACAACGGCACCTATCGCCATAAGCGGATCCTGTTGAATTGCAGACCATACGAGAACCGTGAGTATAAGGGAAACAACAGCATAGAACCACACGCCATGAGTATGAATGAATCGTTCCCCGACAAGACCATATTCTTTCTCCTCCACAAAAAGCCAGTGAAAAAATAGAAAACAGAGGAATGTGCCGCCGCCAATGAGTAATATCGGGGAAGACCGTTCAATTGCCCCGATAACACTCGGGTCACTGGTAATGGTTGCGGTAAATGCCTCAAACGGCCCGATACCGGGAGTCACCAACCACACAATAAGCCATGGCAAAAGCCCTCGGACAACAAACACGGCAAAAAAAATCCCCCATGTCAAAAACCACTTTCTACTTTTCTCCTTCATTGTAGAAAGCACTTCTGCATTGATAATTGCATTGTCGATGCTACTGACGACCTCAAACAAACAAAGGCCGGCAACCACGATAATCATTGAAAGAATACTCATACGCTCCTAAACAATCTTATACTGCTTATACTGCAAATTTTGCAAGATAGTTCTTTTATTTTTCTGAAATAGAAACCGAGAGTATTTTTATCGGGGTAACGGGTTTTGACTGTTCTCCTGTTGCACTCATGGCAACCGGAGCAGTGGCAATTGCATCCACGACTTCCAAACCCTTTGTTACGCGCCCAAAAATCACATAGTTTGGAGGGAGTGGATAATCCTGGTGCATGATAAAAAACTGACTACCGTTGGTATTTGGACCGCTATTCGCCATTGCTATGGTGCCTCGCGTATATTCTCCCTTAAACGGTTCGTCATCAAACTGATATCCCGGACCACCAGTACCATCGCCCTTGGGATCTCCTCCCTGGATCATGAATCCTTTGATCGCGCGATGGAAAATAGTTCCGTTATAAAATTTCTTTTTTGCTAACGTCACAAAATTCTCAACAGTCTTAGGGGTTTGTTGTGTGTTAAATTCGATACTAATATCTCCTTTTTCCGTACTAAGAATTGCTGAATATTTTTTTGCTGCGTCAAATGTCGCTGCCGCCTGCTCCTGAACTACCTGCTGCTGTGTCGGGGGCATCTGAGTTGGAGGTGCCAATTCCTGATCCCGCTGATTAATCTGCTCTTGAGGAACTTCTTGCACGGGAGGTGTTGAAAGTGATTGTGTATCTTGTTGAAGTGGTTCTGTCATAGGTATTGATACTTCGCTTGGTTTAGAAAATTGAAAAAAAGCTGCAATGACAATAATAAGAAGAGCGATGGCTGAAATAAGTATGACGGCTGTTTTTGTATTCATAGGTGATAATGAGTTATTCACAATGGTACTAGTATAGCTTTTTTTTTAAAAAATGCGAATACGCGCTTTTTCGTATGGATTCGGGACGATTAGGAGAGTATTGACAAAAAGGCAAAAATGTGCTATAATCGGCTGGAAATGAGTACACATTTGTACCTTCAAGCGTACCTTAAAAACGCATGGGAATCTTCGAAACATTTGAGGATCATTAGCACGCCAATGGCATTTGCAACAGCAATTCTGATGTTCCCGCAATTTGTACAAGAACTTTGGCACTTTCATGTGTTCAATGCCAGCGCGTTTGGAGATATGGCAGGGATGTTTCTTGGTTGGATGGGCATAGCACTTGGTCTGCAAGCGATACACAGCGCTATTTCACATCAAGATGATATCGCCAGCATTTACACGTTTGCCATTCTAGGAGTAGTCGCTGTGGCATATGCACCATGGAACACTCTCGGGATAATCATCGCAACTTCGTATATTGTTGGAATAGTTTTGTATGAAAGTGGTTTCCATATACGGCAACATATTGGCGTTAATGTAACATCGATTGTTGCGTTTGCAACACTCATACAAAACAGAAGAGAGGAGAATGTAACGTCGTCAAGAGGCGACGAGTTGGGAAAACAGTTCTTGGAAGTAGCACTAGGAGTTTACACTCTTATTATTGCTGGGGCTGTAATTACCATCGGTGTTGCAGCACACATCGGCCATCTGCTCTAGCAGAGGCCTTTTTTTATTGCATACATAAAAAAAACCGCCCCACAACGGGGCGGCTTTTTTTCTATACACAGCCCTCTTAGCGTGCTATTGAAATTTCTGTCGTGTTTTCAGACTCGCAGGCGCGTACGGTAACAATGCCCGTCGCATCGCGCTGAAGCGTATAGCCGGTATGTCCCGCTGTCCATGTGCCGGCACCATTGGGGCTCACTGGTACTCCGCCCATTTTCCCTGCCGTCACAAGTCCGGCAACGTTCACGCAATTTGTTGCAGTTACAACATCGGTATCACAATTAGCATCATATGCATTGCAGGCAGCCGCATCAGTTCCGACCATGTACACTTGCCCGGCCGTCATATTTGTAATGGCTGTGAGATAATTGCCCCTGTTGTCTACTTGATCTGCCTTGATTGCCGTCATAATCGCTGAAATATCCGACCAGCGACGAGCATCACGCGTATCACGAAACCGAGTAAGTGGATCCAGTGCCACAAATGCTACTGCAGCTAATATCGCGATAACCGCAATTACAATAAGGAGTTCGATCAGCGTAAACCCCCATTGAAACGCCTTTTGTTTCATATGTTTTTGCTATAATAAAAAATAAGTAAAAATTATACCTCTTAAGTAAGTATACTCTAAAATCCCACTATGGGCAGTGGATAACTTACTCTTGATCTAGAGACGAAAAGAAGGATGCTCGCGTTCCCAAAAACCAAGTCTCACGCCTTTTAATGCCAATCCAAGCGCTTCGATATAATGAAGATGATCGGTTGTATCCGCATTGTGATTGGGTTCAAGGAATGACGCTCCGCGCTGAACAGTCCGCTGTGTTTTCTCTTGAAGATATTCCGGCAATCCCACCAGGCGCGCTGATCCACCCACAATAAGTATCTTGGTGATTGTTGCATTCATGCCTACCTCATAGTATGAGCATGCAGTGAGTATTTCATCAATAATAGGCTGGAGCAGTTTTTCAAACAGAGCGCGCCGAGAAATGGGCTCAAGACCCTCTTCCCGTTTAATCCTATCGGCTTCTTCTTTGGTAACATCAAGTGACTTCGCAATTTGTTCAGTGAAAAAATCGCCGCCGATTTCAAGGGAGTGTATATATTCAAGGCCTCGCGACGAGCATATGGCAATTTTTGTCCTTTCTGCGCCACAGTCAACAATACAGAGAGGTTCGTGAGGTTGGCTGCCAAACAGCCCACGCGTGATAGCAAGAAGTTCGTGATCAAATGCAGCAACTCGATAAGGTGTTGTGTCAAAAAAATCCTTCCATTCCTGGAGCACTTCACGGCTCATGCCATATATCAGCACATCGACGGCAGTATCTTTCTTTGAAATAATTTTTGAAGAATAAATAAGATCGTCTTTTTCGATCGGAATGGTAGAGAGTGCAGTATCACGTATCTGTTCATTTAGTGCCGCTGGCGTTGAGACCTCAAAACGAGCTACGAAAGTATACACTTGGCGCTCTGGTATTCCTACCACAATGTCATGCATCGAAAGCGGCTGCCCGGAAGCGCTCTGCCAAAGCAATGAGAGAGCCTCGAGAAGCTTTTTTTTATTTATAAGACGCCCGTGCTCTACTACTCCTTTCTCCAATGACATGCGTGCGCGATTTACAACAGTGGGTATGTGCGAAAAAACAGACCTTCGAAGTTCAATCGCTTCAAGAGTGTGGTCAGCTATATCCAATCCTAGTGCCTGTTTTTCAAACATATATAAAAAAATCAATCATTTCTCTCCTCCCATGAAAGCACCACGGGAACTGCTCCCAACAGCGAATACTGCGATCGAATATGTTTTGTATGTCCCGCCACCACGGCAGTCACGTCTATTCTTCGCGTAGTAGCATCGAGATTAGCAACCTGTAGTGTACAGGAGCCATTCGGTGCTGTGAAGGGCACAGGACTGCTGAGCCCCCAGAGTACATCTCGCCGAATACGAATATATCCTTCTTCCATGCATCCATCTGCCAATGACGACGCTTCGCCACCGCGTTCACCCACATAACTACCTTCTCTTTGGCCAAGGCCAATCACAAGCGCACTTGTTGAAATAATCAACAGCGATGAGCCAAGAATAATAACAGCAATGAGAAGTGAAACTCCCCTCTTATTGCCGGACCGATGCGGCTGTTTGAAATGTGTGTGTGAATGAAACATACGAATCATCTTGAGAACGCATCTGCGTTTCAATAGTTATACGAACGTTTTCGCGTTCTGTTGAACCCGAAAGCAATGAAAATAGTAATTGGGATAATTGAACTTCATTAGTCGTCAAAGCAATAGGTTGAGCTGCACCCTCCTGCATGGTAAGTATGCCATTATCCTGATCAAGACGGAATATTGTTGGATTGACTGCCGGGTCTGCCATCGAAAGTGCAAGCACGCCAGGATCAGCATCAAATGTTGATGCTCCAGTATTGACACCTGTGGCGCTCCGAATTTTTTGACTCATGATATCCAGTGCCATCCGACTATTTTCATCGACTTCCTGCATGCTTTCCAGTGATGACCGTGTGGAAAGAAGCGATACCATAAAACCTCCGAAACTTCCGGCAATCGCTAACAAAAGAGCAATAGTGATTATTGTTTCAAAAAGCGTAAAGCCTTTTGATTTCCGGTTGAACATACGGATCATTTATAATATATCCGAACTTCATTAAGAGTCGGCGTGTTCTGCATATCTCCATCGAGAATGACTCGGTATTGAACCCATCGATTATTATTTGCGGCACTGGATATCACCGATCCTCGAGGATCGGAAAAATACGTATCAACTCCTGCAGAGCCATACCACGATCCAAAAACTCCCTGAATGCCACCATTATCCGGCGCGGTACGTACCTGAAAACGCACATCGCAGGCAGGAGTGCATACAGGCACTGCTTCATCCCACTCAATAACAGTCACAGGAGAGGAATCGCTCAGGGAAAATGCTGATGATACGAGTGTCGCTTGTGCATAATAAGCATTCGCTACATAACGAAAAATTTTCGAACCATCGCCTACGGCCCATGCTGATGTTAGTGACAACGCACTAACTCCACGCAGATTGTTCGTCGTTGGAGATGTGGCTTCCTGCCATGAAACGCCGTTCCAATGAAGGATTTCTCCACCGTTTCCCACAGCCCATCCATGGACTGTAGAGGAAAAATGAATAGCGTTCCAATTATTGCCTCCCGTATCCTCAGCTTGCGACCATGCAATACCATTCCAATGATAGATCAATCCCTGATCTCCGATTGCCCAGCCATCAAGCGCTGAAATCATATGGAGTGCACTCCATACCGTGCCGCCGGTATCCGTATGTTCTGCCCATGCCGCACCGTTCCAGTGATAGATCAAGCCTTGATTACCAACCATCCAACCGTCCGTAGCGCTTATCAGCTGCACATCATTCCATTCTGTACCGCCGGTGTCGGCAAACTCTGACCAGCTAACACCGTTATAGCGAAAAATTTTACCGGCAGCGCCAACTGCCCAGCCGTCAGACGGGTTTAAAAAATACACACTATTAAGATGGTCTGTTGCCGGAGATATAGCAGATGACCATGCAGTTCCATTATAGTGAATGATCTTACCCCCATCTCCTACCGCCCAGCCGTCACTCTGTGAAAGCATATGGATTGCATTGATTCTATCCCCATGGGGTGAGGATACTTCCGTCCATGCCGTACCGTTGTAATGGGCAATAAGCCCGTTATCACCCACTGCCCACATGTCGCTTGCCGATACTGTGCTTACACCCCGAATATGGTGCCCCTGAGGCAATTCCGTATGGAGCGACCACGCGCCACTCCCGATATTTGGTGCAATCTGAACTTGACCCGCAATAGTAGTGAGCGCATGCCCATCATCGCTTTCATAACGATTGGGAAGCAGCCATGTACTCTGTCCTGCGCCGCCCACCCAATCTGTCTGTGTCCATACTGATGAATCCCAATTGGTAAGATAGGAACTTCTCACAACTCTATTTGGCGTATTCTCAAGCGTTGTCCAATCAACGCGGCTCTCTGCATATTTCGTATGGGGATCCGTATAACTTGCCGGACATGAAGCACTATCTCCTTGAGATGTTCTGCACACATCACTCACGGTGATCGTACGAGTAAAGGGTGGGATTGAATTGCTCGCACCCGATGCAATCCATTGATTTGCCGAAATTGCAACTCCGCTTGGCGTGGCTGGAAGCTCATTCCATGCTCCATCGCGTATTGAACGAATTGCTTCAAGACCCTCTTGGGCAAGGGCATCAGC
This genomic window contains:
- the pilM gene encoding pilus assembly protein PilM produces the protein MFEKQALGLDIADHTLEAIELRRSVFSHIPTVVNRARMSLEKGVVEHGRLINKKKLLEALSLLWQSASGQPLSMHDIVVGIPERQVYTFVARFEVSTPAALNEQIRDTALSTIPIEKDDLIYSSKIISKKDTAVDVLIYGMSREVLQEWKDFFDTTPYRVAAFDHELLAITRGLFGSQPHEPLCIVDCGAERTKIAICSSRGLEYIHSLEIGGDFFTEQIAKSLDVTKEEADRIKREEGLEPISRRALFEKLLQPIIDEILTACSYYEVGMNATITKILIVGGSARLVGLPEYLQEKTQRTVQRGASFLEPNHNADTTDHLHYIEALGLALKGVRLGFWEREHPSFRL
- a CDS encoding peptidylprolyl isomerase: MNTKTAVILISAIALLIIVIAAFFQFSKPSEVSIPMTEPLQQDTQSLSTPPVQEVPQEQINQRDQELAPPTQMPPTQQQVVQEQAAATFDAAKKYSAILSTEKGDISIEFNTQQTPKTVENFVTLAKKKFYNGTIFHRAIKGFMIQGGDPKGDGTGGPGYQFDDEPFKGEYTRGTIAMANSGPNTNGSQFFIMHQDYPLPPNYVIFGRVTKGLEVVDAIATAPVAMSATGEQSKPVTPIKILSVSISEK
- a CDS encoding DUF475 domain-containing protein, which gives rise to MSILSMIIVVAGLCLFEVVSSIDNAIINAEVLSTMKEKSRKWFLTWGIFFAVFVVRGLLPWLIVWLVTPGIGPFEAFTATITSDPSVIGAIERSSPILLIGGGTFLCFLFFHWLFVEEKEYGLVGERFIHTHGVWFYAVVSLILTVLVWSAIQQDPLMAIGAVVGSTAFFIIHGFRQNAEKIEKELTHRSHISDISKLCYLEILDVTFSIDGVLGAFAFTLAVPLILIGNGLGALVVRSFTINHIHTIKRYLYLKNGAMYSIFFLSVIMLLESFGAHIPAWLSPLVTFGVVAYFYIKSRRHPHYHKNSFSTGDKI
- a CDS encoding prepilin-type N-terminal cleavage/methylation domain-containing protein — protein: MKQKAFQWGFTLIELLIVIAVIAILAAVAFVALDPLTRFRDTRDARRWSDISAIMTAIKADQVDNRGNYLTAITNMTAGQVYMVGTDAAACNAYDANCDTDVVTATNCVNVAGLVTAGKMGGVPVSPNGAGTWTAGHTGYTLQRDATGIVTVRACESENTTEISIAR
- a CDS encoding prepilin-type N-terminal cleavage/methylation domain-containing protein — protein: MFNRKSKGFTLFETIITIALLLAIAGSFGGFMVSLLSTRSSLESMQEVDENSRMALDIMSQKIRSATGVNTGASTFDADPGVLALSMADPAVNPTIFRLDQDNGILTMQEGAAQPIALTTNEVQLSQLLFSLLSGSTERENVRITIETQMRSQDDSYVSFTHTFQTAASVRQ